From Mustela nigripes isolate SB6536 chromosome 13, MUSNIG.SB6536, whole genome shotgun sequence, one genomic window encodes:
- the SAXO2 gene encoding stabilizer of axonemal microtubules 2: MRSRCLCQICTCGRHHCPRGATRIYENSGISCPTTEYLEKYPTYGNVPPPQSLKPKQEFRAGRGKVEGITTFKSDYRPYEIVKQPRHVPEEYKPKQGEIDLGTTYKRDFNSYEVQPVAIVRPLERQRVKQGKVDTVPTYKDDYRAWDIQKIDPYKPEQAYHPPTMKFGNSTTFQDDYAPQEIKPRQSFKPSPVVKRSTVPFNSDTSHRLDYVPYQLELKFARPKEVYKPTSQPFEDLTTHRYDFQGLPGETAKICRPPYTRVTQNAHFEGSTEFRESFQPWEIPPPEVKKPQEYVPPAGTMQLNSTSHLDYVPYQTKRVSPIRPVSQRKFNNVPFQGKSTTKEDFPAWECCRQGLIKQQQQISNPSGRFDGWSTFRSHYVPHELIRTESCKPAHALFQSSAPFDDTTMYSTEYTPKKQEVCPASYPSPPGYIFENTNSEGHKFFRKVTPIVEAF, encoded by the exons ATGAGGAGCCGGTGTCTGTGTCAGATCTGCACCTGCGG GCGACATCACTGTCCACGTGGAGCCACAAGGATTTATGAAAATTCTGGCATATCTTGCCCCACCActgaatatttggaaaaatacccTACGTATGGCAATGTTCCTCCACCTCAGAGTCTTAAACCCAAGCAAGAATTCCGAGCAGGCCGTGGTAAAGTGGAAGGAATAACaacttttaa ATCGGATTATCGTCCTTATGAGATAGTCAAACAGCCTCGCCACGTGCCAGAAGAATACAAACCAAAGCAGGGGGAGATTGATCTTGGCACCACCTACAAACGGGACTTTAATTCTTACGAAGTGCAGCCTGTGGCCATAGTCCGGCCTCTGGAGAGACAACGAGTTAAACAAGGAAAGGTGGACACTGTCCCAACCTATAAAG atgaTTATAGAGCTTGGGACATTCAGAAAATTGACCCTTATAAACCAGAACAAGCTTACCACCCCCCCACCATGAAATTTGGAAATTCAACCACATTTCAGGATGACTATGCTCCTCAGGAGATAAAGCCCAGGCAAAGCTTTAAACCCAGCCCCGTGGTCAAACGTTCTACAGTCCCTTTTAATAGTGATACAAGTCATCGCCTTGATTATGTACCTTATCAGCTAGAACTCAAGTTTGCAAGGCCTAAAGAAGTGTACAAGCCAACCAGTCAACCCTTTGAGGATCTCACAACTCACCGATATGACTTTCAGGGTCTTCCTGGCGAAACTGCGAAAATCTGCAGACCTCCATACACCAGAGTGACCCAAAATGCTCATTTTGAAGGAAGCACGGAATTCCGCGAAAGCTTCCAACCATGGGAAATCCCACCACCGGAAGTCAAGAAACCACAGGAGTATGTCCCGCCTGCAGGTACCATGCAGCTAAACAGCACAAGCCATCTCGACTATGTTCCCTATCAGACCAAACGTGTTAGTCCCATCAGGCCAGTTTCTCAGAGAAAATTTAACAATGtcccttttcaaggaaaaagCACCACAAAGGAAGATTTTCCAGCCTGGGAATGCTGTCGTCAAGGTCTTAttaagcagcagcagcagattTCCAACCCATCTGGAAGATTCGATGGTTGGAGCACTTTCAGGTCTCACTATGTGCCCCACGAGCTGATTCGGACCGAGAGCTGCAAACCCGCGCATGCTCTGTTTCAGAGTTCTGCTCCGTTCGATGACACCACCATGTACTCTACAGAATACACACCGAAGAAACAGGAAGTCTGCCCTGCTAGTTATCCTTCTCCTCCAGGCTAtatctttgaaaatacaaattctgaAGGTCATAAATTCTTCCGCAAGGTCACGCCCATAGTGGAGGCCTTCTAA